One region of Phragmites australis chromosome 18, lpPhrAust1.1, whole genome shotgun sequence genomic DNA includes:
- the LOC133899046 gene encoding pentatricopeptide repeat-containing protein At5g65560-like codes for MPPPTPAPLPRLLVAISAAASSPADLRRLSHLLLSPSAPLPPLRCLNTLLMALARHRMLPEMETLAVRMPARNFRTYTTLINAYCVAGDLPAAKRHLSSLLRAGHVPDSHAYTSFVLGYCRAGLLVHACRVFVLMPLRGCARTPFTYTALLQGLCGAGMLRKAMTVFAGMRADGCTPDSHVYTTMVHGLCGAGRAGEADALLAEAMEEGFKPNVVVYNALIDGYCNTGDLELAVEVFQGMDNKGCLPNVRTYTVLICGFCKSRKVERAMVWYSRMIEAGLAPNVVTYTALIQGQCNEGHMECAFRLLHSMEACGLVPNEWTCSVLIDALCKRGRIEEAQLFLGSLFEKGVKVNEIVYTSMIDGLCKAGKFGDAHDLMQKMVSEGFVPDAHIYSSFIDGLCREEKLSEAMLLLDDMMENGVQASAVTYTILIDKLLREFGSEGPKKILDKMVVAGIKPDVFTYTVFIRSYCQVGRMEDAESMIVQMIDCGVYPSLVTYNTMIKGYADLGLVNQAFSSFKSMSDNGRKPSVESYTILLRLLLNKNSSDSIVANSVNIWKITDMKVLQGLLKEVIKLQCIPATNIYDCFIRCLCRFDRFEEANFFLIGMQSANLTPSEDVYTYMIECCCRLKLLKEALKFLDSMAKSGYLPHLETYRFIICALCEEGSFHAAKHIFGDILLKEYNCDEIVWKILIDGLLQKGNAADCSSLLSFMEEQNCRPTAAVYARLTGEITVASEVQEIAT; via the coding sequence ATGCCCCCACCCACGCCTGCGCCGCTCCCGCGCCTCCTCGTGGCCATCTCCGCCGCGGCCTCCTCGCCTGCCGACCTCCGCCGCCTCTcgcacctcctcctctccccctccgCGCCGCTCCCCCCGCTCCGGTGCCTCAATACCCTCCTCATGGCGCTCGCCCGCCATCGGATGCTCCCGGAGATGGAGACCCTCGCCGTCCGCATGCCTGCTCGCAACTTCCGCACCTACACCACCCTCATCAACGCCTACTGCGTCGCCGGGGACCTCCCCGCCGCGAAGCGGCACCTGTCCTCCCTCCTGCGCGCTGGCCACGTGCCGGACTCCCACGCCTACACGTCCTTCGTTCTCGGTTACTGCCGCGCGGGGCTTCTCGTGCACGCCTGCAGGGTGTTCGTGCTAATGCCATTGCGGGGGTGCGCGCGCACCCCGTTCACGTACACGGCTCTACTCCAAGGGCTGTGTGGCGCCGGAATGTTGCGCAAGGCTATGACGGTTTTTGCAGGGATGCGGGCTGATGGGTGCACCCCCGACTCGCACGtgtacaccaccatggtgcacgGGCTGTGTGGGGCGGGGCGAGCTGGGGAGGCGGATGCACTGCTTGCAGAAGCAATGGAGGAGGGCTTTAAGCCTAATGTGGTTGTCTACAATGCCCTGATCGATGGCTACTGCAATACGGGGGACTTGGAGCTCGCGGTTGAGGTCTTTCAGGGGATGGATAATAAAGGGTGCTTGCCGAACGTCCGTACGTATACTGTGCTGATATGTGGGTTCTGCAAGTCCAGGAAAGTAGAGAGGGCCATGGTGTGGTACAGTCGGATGATTGAGGCAGGTTTGGCACCAAATGTGGTGACATACACAGCCTTAATTCAGGGGCAGTGCAATGAGGGGCACATGGAATGCGCTTTTAGGCTTCTTCATTCAATGGAGGCTTGTGGGTTGGTCCCTAATGAATGGACTTGTTCAGTGTTGATTGATGCTCTGTGCAAACGTGGAAGAATTGAGGAAGCTCAGTTGTTTCTCGGGTCTCTTTTTGAGAAAGGAGTTAAGGTGAATGAGATTGTCTACACCAGCATGATAGATGGATTGTGCAAGGCAGGAAAGTTTGGTGATGCtcatgatctaatgcagaaaatgGTCTCGGAGGGGTTTGTGCCAGATGCCCACATTTACAGTTCATTTATTGATGGACTGTGCAGGGAAGAGAAGCTGTCGGAAGCAATGCTGCTGTTGGATGATATGATGGAGAACGGAGTACAAGCCAGTGCTGTCACGTATACCATTCTAATTGATAAGCTACTTAGGGAGTTTGGGTCTGAAGGTCCAAAGAAGATATTAGATAAGATGGTTGTAGCAGGTATTAAGCCCGACGTTTTCACTTACACAGTATTTATCCGCTCCTATTGTCAAGTGGGAAGGATGGAAGATGCTGAATCCATGATTGTTCAGATGATTGATTGTGGTGTTTACCCTAGTTTAGTCACATATAACACAATGATTAAAGGGTATGCAGATCTTGGACTAGTCAATCAGGCATTTTCGTCTTTCAAGAGCATGTCTGATAATGGGCGCAAGCCAAGTGTGGAGTCCTACACAATTCTGCTTAGACTGCTGCTAAATAAAAATTCCTCTGATAGCATTGTTGCCAACTCTGTTAATATATGGAAAATCACCGACATGAAAGTTCTCCAGGGACTTCTGAAGGAGGTGATTAAGCTTCAGTGCATCCCAGCCACCAATATTTATGATTGCTTTATTAGATGTTTATGCAGATTTGACAGATTTGAGGAAGCAAATTTTTTCCTCATTGGGATGCAGAGTGCTAACTTGACCCCAAGTGAGGATGTATATACTTATATGATAGAGTGTTGTTGCAGACTGAAATTGCTAAAAGAAGCTTTGAAATTTCTTGATTCAATGGCCAAAAGTGGCTATTTACCACATTTAGAAACTTATAGGTTTATTATTTGTGCTCTTTGTGAGGAGGGAAGCTTTCATGCTGCTAAACACATTTTTGGTGACATATTGTTAAAGGAATACAACTGCGATGAGATTGTTTGGAAGATTTTGATTGATGGTTTATTACAAAAAGGAAACGCTGCTGACTGCTCTAGCCTGCTATCATTCATGGAGGAACAGAATTGTCGTCCTACTGCTGCAGTATATGCTAGGCTTACAGGTGAAATAACAGTTGCAAGTGAAGTTCAGGAAATTGCTACATGA